ACGGCTTTTTCGTCTGACTTTGCCAGCTATCCAGATAATCCGCAGCCACTACCGACGGGCCGGAGCCGTGCAGGAAGAAATCTGCCTCCGCAAAAGCTTTTTTGACCTCATCACTCTGCGGCTCTTTTTCTTTATTGACTTGCCCGTGAATGATTTCCAGGTCAGGATAATGCTTTTTGAGCATACCCTCCGCCAGCTCACTTTTACTCTTTTTCCAAAGTATTAGCCGCGACTTGGGCAGTCGTTTTTTCAAGAGCGCTATCAGCCCCGGCGTGTGCGCAATATCGCCAATGTTGACGTCCTGCCAGCCCGAAACAAACAGAATGGTCGGGTTTGATTTAGCAAAAACCATATGGTCAAACATCCAGGCGGCAGCCGTCAGTACCCCTGTTTTTTTGATAAAATCTCTTCTCGATTGCGAATTCATGATCAATTTTTAATGGTGATTAAAAAAGCCCGTTTCATACAGGCCGCAAATTAGCTGAGATAACCCTGCATGAGCTGCATTGTTTCTTTTTGCCGTTTCTGGACAAAAGCCATAGCCTTACTCACGCTCGCTTTGGTCTTTTTAGTGTTGTTGAGCATATCCAGCACCGTCGGCACAAGTCGGTCGATATCTTTCTGCTTGTCCAGATCGATGAGCCACTCGCCTAAACCAATGTCCCGCCACATTGCTCCTTTACTCGTCTGTTCTTCAAACCTGCACACAATGGCTGGAATACCGTTTCCGATACACATAATGGGCGAATGCATTTCTATTCCAAAAAGTCCTGCCGAGCGGATATAAGTACTGATCGCTTCATCAGTCAGCCAGTATTCAGCTCGCAATATCACTTTTTGTTTCACGTCGTCTGGCAAAGGATCGTAAAGCATTTCCTTACCTATTTTCATCTGCGTTTCGTTTTCCGGTACAATTAGTACCTTGTGTTTGGTTTGCCTCACAACTGCGATAATGGCCTCACGCACAGGTGCATTGTCATGTTCCTTCATCCCATCATTCCGCGCTTGCTTGGCGGGATTGACCTGCTGATTTTTCCGGGGCAACTCCCACCAGGGCGTGAAACGAAGCTGTGGAATGACGCAAACAAACTGCCCGTCTTTCAGATCATGTTCTTTGAGAAAAGCCATTGCTTTTGCATCGTCCTTCAAATCTACCGCGAAAGCTCCGTCAGGGCAGAACTCCATAATGGGCGATCTGGCACCTTTTGATTTTGCGAATTCAAGTGATACGGAGTCGCGAAACAAAGCAAATTTTGCATTGGTAATGATGCTGACATCGTCTTCTTTGAACTTCCAGCGATCATCTGGGAAGCCGTAAACGCCCGGAAATGTGATACCATAAATGCCGTAAGGCTTACCCGTTTGCTGGCTCCATGCCGCCAGATCTTTGCCGCGCACCAGGCTCGGGCCTGAGCCGTGCAGCATAAATGCACATTCTTCAAATGCTTTTTTGACGTCAGCGTCAGCAGTGATTATTTTTAATTTTGGAAACCGTTTGGTCAGCATGTCGTCTACGCCTTTGCCAATGTCAACCGGCCACAGGCGCACTTCTACCTGCGGGTAATATCGTTCAAGCAGTGTGATCACGCCGGGCGTATGGCCAATGTCCCCGATATTTTCGACCTGCCACGAAGAACGCAGCAGGATGCTGGCAGGCCCCTGCCCAAGACTGTCCAGGCTGAACATCATGCTTGTTAATGCTGCGCTATGCTTCAAAAACGTTCTTCTGGATTGCATCATTTTTCTTTTTTGTGGTTTAAATGCAGCTGTGGGAAAGATCAGGGATAGCCCGGGTTTTGTTCAAAATTGGCCCCCACATTGGCGTCAATGACCTTTTGTGGAATTGGCCAGTACCTGTTAAAATCCTGAATGGTAGCACCCGACGATGGACCATTCGCAACGGAAGGTGCTGAGTTATACTTCCTCACCCTGTCCACCAGCCTGCCCATACGGATCAATGTCCGCAACCGGGGTTCTTCCACGATCAGCTCGCGTGATCTTTCGTCGAGGATAAAATCCTCGCTGACGTCACCGGCGGTGATGAGCTTCGCTTTGGCGCGGGCGCGGACAACATTGATATCGGCAGCAGCCATTGTCCTATCTCCTTTTCGTAAATATGCCTCAGCGCGCAGCAAATACGTTTCGGCCACCCGCATCCGGCTGAAATCTTTCACCGAATTGCCGCTAAGGTTGTTATTGCCAAATGGTGTGCCTTCGATCTTCCTGAAATACGGATAGTATTCCCGCAGTGTGTCCAGCCGGATATTGGTAATGGTACCATCACTTTTGGTCGAATACAGCACACCATCCGCGCCTCGTTTTGTCAGAATGGGTTTGCCATAATATTGCTTGTCGGCAGGATTGTTGTAATAATAGGTTCTCCTGATGTTGTAACCCGAATTACGCATATCGTTCGGGTCCAGCTTCCATATGTCGTACTTGGCATAATTGGTTGGGGAATTCACACCGATTCCTCGGCCGAGACTGTCGGACGGCAGGTTGGCGCTTCCGTTCGGAGATTTGATCTTGTCGTATTCAGGTCCCCAGTAGCGGATACTGTTATTGGCGAGAGTTGCAGAAGTGCTTCCGCCTGGCGTGAAGTTTTCGAACTGCCAGGCCCACATTACTTCCTTATTTCCCGAAGATTTATTGATTTGTCCGTCCGCAAAAATATCTGAAAACACATCCCCTGGCCGAGCGCTTGCAGGGCCGAAACGCTGGGTCATCAAGGCATAGTCACCTGCTTCCTTGTTGATCACTTTGGATGCCGCAGCAATGGATTTATCATAAAATGACGGGTCTTTTTTCTCCATTCCCAGCGAAATATAAACTTCGCTCAGCAGGTGAAATGCCGCTGCACGGGGAATCCGGCCATCTTTTACGTCCAGTTTCAGCAGCTGGGAAGCAGTTTCCAGGTCTTGCGCGGCAAATTCCAGCACTTCGGCCCTGGTACTGCGGGTAAAATCAAATTTTGGGTCGATAATGCGATCTTTGACAATAGGTACACCGCCGTAAATGTTGGCCAGGAAATTGTAAGTATATCCCCTGAAAAACAAAGCCTGACCTTTAATGTTGTTCCGCGCCTGCTCCTCGATCTTTAAATTGGGGTCGTCAATATTTTCAAGAATGAGGTTGGCTTTCACGATCATTTCTTTGAATGCCCAGTCCCAGTACAGGATAGCGGCGTCCAGATTTGAATTCAGCAAACTATAATCCTTATTACCACGCGAATCATTCCGGCCCCATTGCGTTTGGTCGGTACCCACGGTCATGTATTCAAAATTATTGGAACCAACCGTATGCTCCCGCCGGGCTCCCTCGTACAATGCGACTACCACAGCGTCGTATCCGGCAGCATTGGTCAGCAGGTTTTCTGGACTGAACCTGTCGAGCGGAATTTCTTCGAGATAGGATTCTTTGCAGGATGTTGCGAAGCCCAGAAGCCATGCCGTTAAAAAGAAACTGATATATCTGCTTTTCATAATTTCAATGGTTTAAAACGAAACATTAATGCCGGCAATGAATGTCTTCAGCAAAGGCCCGCTATTTTTCGGACTTCTGTCGCCTTCCGCGAATTCAGGGTCCCAGCCTCTCCAGTCGGTCCAGGTAGCGAGGTTTTTTGCGCTCACATATAGCTGCAATGCGCCTATATGAACCCTTTTCAAAATCTTTTCGGGGATATAATAGGCCAGGGACACATCCTGCAGACGAACGAAGCTCCGGCTTTCATAGAAACCATAACCCAATGGATTCCGGTAGTTTATCCTCGGACGTGTATTGATTGGGTTGGCCTTGGTCCAGTAGGGGACATCCAGAAAATTCGCCTGATCGTAAAAGTTTGTTCCCGGATTGAGCATGGACAAAGGGCTGTAACCGCCTTGTCGCACATTGAATGTCGTTGAAAAACTAAGTCCTTTATAACTGAATATATTCGTCAGCCCCAGATTGAATTTGGCCTGGTTATTGCTCACCACAGCTCTGTCGTCAGGAGTGATCTTGCCATCGGGAACACCGTCCGGACCGCTGATATCCTTGAACCGAATATCGCCCGCCTTCGCACCCGGGATTAAAGTCAGGTCGTCGCCTTCCTGAAAAATTCCGTCAAATACATAGTCGTAATTCGTACCCAGCGGATGTCCTATAAACCAGCCGCTGGCAATGTCATCGTCCTCTTTTTCATCATTGTTCAGGTCCCGGCCAGTCAGCTTTACGATCTTGTTCCGGTTGAATGAAAATGCCAGATTGGTGTTCCAGGTGAAGTCTCCTTTCATGATATTGACGGTTTTGAGATCAATTTCCAGCCCGTGATTTTTAGTTTCGCCAATATTTCTCAAATAGGTTTCAAAACCATTGGTATTGGGAATGGTTTGTTTTAGCAGCAGGTCGTAAGTATTAGTAACATAAAAATTCAATGACATGGTAACCCGGTTCGAAAACGCCTGCACGTCGGTACCCACATTGAAGCTCTCCGAAGTTTCCCAGCTCAGGTTAGGGTTCGCCAGGGAAGTAGTGCTCAGTCCGACGGAGGTGGCGCTTCCGTCTCCAAACACATAGTTACTCTGCCCGATCTGGCTCAGGGACGAATATTCATCCACTCCACGGTTTCCATTTCTGCCCCACGAAACCCGTAATTTGAGAAAATTGATTTGCTTAATGTTGCGTAAAAATGCCTCCTCACTCATGTTCCAGCTCAATGCTGCGGCCGGGAACACGCCATATTTTTTTCCAGCGCCAAATGCCGAGTAACCGTCGCGCCTGATACTGATGGTAGCGAAGTACTTACTGGCAATGGAGTATCCGAGACGGGCCATACCGGAACTCTGCCTGTTTTTGGAAGCACCGGTCTCGATGTTGTAGCTCTCGCCAATTTCAAGGGCATTGTACCCGAGCGCATCATTGAAAATATTCTGACTGGACAAGTATGAAAACTGATTTTTCAGCTCATAAGCACCGTAAAGTAATGTCAGGTCAAGGTTTTGTTTTGCGGAGATCTGCTGCTTGTAGGTTACTATGTTTTCGAGCGTAATGTTCTGGCTTTCACCATGCCGCTTTGATCCCGAACCCAGCCGGTTCAATGGCTCATAGGCAGGGCTGTAAGTAAATAGTTTCGAATCTGTACGGGTGTATCCCACATTGAATTTGTACGAAAGCCCCTTCCAGATCGAAAAATCGGCATAGCCATTTGAAAATAATACATTGGTAATGGACGTCCTGGTATTCAGCAGGTTCCCGATCAGCGGGTTAGCAACCAAACCAATGTCCTGAGGCAATGGACGGGGAGAAGTGCCATCGGCCAGGTACAGGCTTGCATACGGGCTCAGGTAGGAAGTCGCCGACAGGTCTGCCCGCACGCCTGAATCATCCCGAGAGGAAAAACCTGAATTGATCCCGATTTTCAACCAGTCAGTAGCCTGCACGCTCAGGTTCAACCGGCTGGAAATCCGGCTGAAATTGTCGCCTTTCACGGGGGATTTCGCCCTCAGGTACGCACCTGAAAAATAGTAATTCACCCGGTCCGTTTTGCCCGAAACGCTCAGTTCGTAATTCGACATAGGTGCCTTCTGCCTGATTTCTTCAAAAGGCTCGATTGATTTTCCTGCGGCAATATTTTCAAGTTCTACCGGTTGAAAAGGAACGATACCTCCGTCCGCCAGTTCGGCATCCTTACGGGCAGCCAGGTACTGCTCAGCATTCAGGTATTGAGGCAAAACAGCGTAATTCGACGAGCCAATGTAGGTATTGAATGTAAACTTAGGCTTGCCGGATTTCCCTTTTTTTGTCGTGATCTCGATCACACCGTTTGCCGCCAGCGATCCATATATCGCCGTGGAGCTCGCGTCTTTCAATATATCCATTGACTCGATATCATTCGGGTTGATGTCCGAAAGGTTTCCGCCTGCGTAAATAATACCATCCAAAACAATGAGCGGCGAGTTACTGGCAGATATCGAATTGATCCCGCGAATATTGATAGTACCCGCTTGTCCGGGGCGGCCGTTATCCGTCACCTGCACGCCGGCAGTCGTGCCGCGCAGGATCTGCGAAGCACTGGTATTGGGCTGTAACCGAGTATCTTCAATGTTCACACTCGCCACGGCACCGGTGAGATCCTTCTTCTTGGCCGTGCCATAGCCTACTACCACCACTTCGTCCAAAGCCTTGGTGTCGGGCCTTAATATGACGTCGAGGCTGGTGCGCGTACCGACTTCAATCTCTTGGGGCAGGTACCCGACAAACGAAAAGATCAGGTAGGCGGGGCCGTCGGGAATGTCGAGCGAGTAGTGTCCTTCAACGTCACTTACCGTACCCGTTTGCGAGCCTTTCAGTACGATGCTCACACCCGGTAATCCGGCGCCGGTCTCGTCGCTGACGGTTCCGCCTATTACCTTATTATTAGGATGGGAAGCCTTAAAATCCGGTCGCCCGGGCTCTGCAATGCTGCCGGATTTTGGCTCCGGTCCCTGTTTTGACAAGATAATCTGCCGTCCCGCCACACTATATTTGATGGCGATCGGTTTCAGGATCATGTCCAGCACTTCACCAAGGCTCCTGTTCTCCGCATCCAATGTGATCGGGTTGTGAATGGGAACCACCTGCGGGCTGTACGAGAATTTGATCTCAGCCTTTTCTTCAATCAAATGCAGTACCGATTTGAGGCTCTTTGCCCGAACGGTAATGGATATACTCCGGTTCAAAAGCTCCTGTCCGGCAGCTTCCCGTGCCCAGGAAACCTGTACGAATGTGAGCACGAGCAACGCTTGTAAAAGTGTGATTTTCATACATATTACCACATATGTTGTGAATGTTTTTTTCATATTGGTTCAATTATTCAGGTTAGCGTTCAGGCAATGCAGGTTCCGCCACCCCGGCACGTGGCCACGGGTGTGAAATCCTACTGAAAAGGAGGTTAAGGAGTTAAGGAT
The genomic region above belongs to Dyadobacter pollutisoli and contains:
- a CDS encoding TonB-dependent receptor, giving the protein MKKTFTTYVVICMKITLLQALLVLTFVQVSWAREAAGQELLNRSISITVRAKSLKSVLHLIEEKAEIKFSYSPQVVPIHNPITLDAENRSLGEVLDMILKPIAIKYSVAGRQIILSKQGPEPKSGSIAEPGRPDFKASHPNNKVIGGTVSDETGAGLPGVSIVLKGSQTGTVSDVEGHYSLDIPDGPAYLIFSFVGYLPQEIEVGTRTSLDVILRPDTKALDEVVVVGYGTAKKKDLTGAVASVNIEDTRLQPNTSASQILRGTTAGVQVTDNGRPGQAGTINIRGINSISASNSPLIVLDGIIYAGGNLSDINPNDIESMDILKDASSTAIYGSLAANGVIEITTKKGKSGKPKFTFNTYIGSSNYAVLPQYLNAEQYLAARKDAELADGGIVPFQPVELENIAAGKSIEPFEEIRQKAPMSNYELSVSGKTDRVNYYFSGAYLRAKSPVKGDNFSRISSRLNLSVQATDWLKIGINSGFSSRDDSGVRADLSATSYLSPYASLYLADGTSPRPLPQDIGLVANPLIGNLLNTRTSITNVLFSNGYADFSIWKGLSYKFNVGYTRTDSKLFTYSPAYEPLNRLGSGSKRHGESQNITLENIVTYKQQISAKQNLDLTLLYGAYELKNQFSYLSSQNIFNDALGYNALEIGESYNIETGASKNRQSSGMARLGYSIASKYFATISIRRDGYSAFGAGKKYGVFPAAALSWNMSEEAFLRNIKQINFLKLRVSWGRNGNRGVDEYSSLSQIGQSNYVFGDGSATSVGLSTTSLANPNLSWETSESFNVGTDVQAFSNRVTMSLNFYVTNTYDLLLKQTIPNTNGFETYLRNIGETKNHGLEIDLKTVNIMKGDFTWNTNLAFSFNRNKIVKLTGRDLNNDEKEDDDIASGWFIGHPLGTNYDYVFDGIFQEGDDLTLIPGAKAGDIRFKDISGPDGVPDGKITPDDRAVVSNNQAKFNLGLTNIFSYKGLSFSTTFNVRQGGYSPLSMLNPGTNFYDQANFLDVPYWTKANPINTRPRINYRNPLGYGFYESRSFVRLQDVSLAYYIPEKILKRVHIGALQLYVSAKNLATWTDWRGWDPEFAEGDRSPKNSGPLLKTFIAGINVSF
- a CDS encoding polysaccharide pyruvyl transferase family protein produces the protein MMQSRRTFLKHSAALTSMMFSLDSLGQGPASILLRSSWQVENIGDIGHTPGVITLLERYYPQVEVRLWPVDIGKGVDDMLTKRFPKLKIITADADVKKAFEECAFMLHGSGPSLVRGKDLAAWSQQTGKPYGIYGITFPGVYGFPDDRWKFKEDDVSIITNAKFALFRDSVSLEFAKSKGARSPIMEFCPDGAFAVDLKDDAKAMAFLKEHDLKDGQFVCVIPQLRFTPWWELPRKNQQVNPAKQARNDGMKEHDNAPVREAIIAVVRQTKHKVLIVPENETQMKIGKEMLYDPLPDDVKQKVILRAEYWLTDEAISTYIRSAGLFGIEMHSPIMCIGNGIPAIVCRFEEQTSKGAMWRDIGLGEWLIDLDKQKDIDRLVPTVLDMLNNTKKTKASVSKAMAFVQKRQKETMQLMQGYLS
- a CDS encoding RagB/SusD family nutrient uptake outer membrane protein gives rise to the protein MKSRYISFFLTAWLLGFATSCKESYLEEIPLDRFSPENLLTNAAGYDAVVVALYEGARREHTVGSNNFEYMTVGTDQTQWGRNDSRGNKDYSLLNSNLDAAILYWDWAFKEMIVKANLILENIDDPNLKIEEQARNNIKGQALFFRGYTYNFLANIYGGVPIVKDRIIDPKFDFTRSTRAEVLEFAAQDLETASQLLKLDVKDGRIPRAAAFHLLSEVYISLGMEKKDPSFYDKSIAAASKVINKEAGDYALMTQRFGPASARPGDVFSDIFADGQINKSSGNKEVMWAWQFENFTPGGSTSATLANNSIRYWGPEYDKIKSPNGSANLPSDSLGRGIGVNSPTNYAKYDIWKLDPNDMRNSGYNIRRTYYYNNPADKQYYGKPILTKRGADGVLYSTKSDGTITNIRLDTLREYYPYFRKIEGTPFGNNNLSGNSVKDFSRMRVAETYLLRAEAYLRKGDRTMAAADINVVRARAKAKLITAGDVSEDFILDERSRELIVEEPRLRTLIRMGRLVDRVRKYNSAPSVANGPSSGATIQDFNRYWPIPQKVIDANVGANFEQNPGYP